In one Nicotiana tomentosiformis chromosome 6, ASM39032v3, whole genome shotgun sequence genomic region, the following are encoded:
- the LOC104094248 gene encoding IQ domain-containing protein IQM1-like, translating to MTVRSNSFKGTHLETIIQSNGVDKMTRKNSINLRNCEPKKLMLEMTLSFKNLIQDINISEWNETKTRAVSLPEPSILFSPRPVSELDAAAVKLQKVYKSYRTRRNLADCAVVIEELWWKALDFAALKRSSVSFFNGEKPETAVSRWARARTRAAKVGKGLSKDEKAQKLALQHWLEAIDPRHRYGHNLHFYYDVWFESESSQPFFYWLDVGDGKEINLEKCPRTNLQHQCIKYLGPKERESYEVVIQDGKLVYKQSGAFVETVEGSKWIFVLSTTRTLYVGKKKKGVFQHSSFLSGGAITAAGRLVSHGGILEAIWPYSGHYHPTEENFREFIGFLEEHNVDLTNVKRCSVDDDDLSFKVNNEGSNRQPPVHHSVAKESPKRSTSAVNDQTEAKAVTTDDDRKDIINNKTQSSFSFAKRLSRKWSTGNGPRIGCVRDYPTELQFRALEQVNLSPRVANGGYNIYGPIPSPRPSPKIRLSPRIAHMGLPSPRTPISAVN from the exons ATGACAGTACGATCAAATAGTTTTAAAGGAACACATTTGGAAACAATAATCCAATCAAATGGTGTCGATAAGATGACGCGAAAGAATTCGATAAATTTAAGGAACTGTGAACCAAAGAAACTGATGCTTGAAATGACTCTATCATTCAAGAATCTGATTCAAGACATAAATATATCAGAATGGAATGAAACTAAGACAAGAGCAGTTTCATTACCCGAGCCTTCGATTCTGTTTTCTCCGCGTCCTGTTAGCGAGCTCGATGCTGCTGCTGTTAAGCTACAAAAAGTATACAAGAGTTATAGGACAAGAAGAAATCTCGCGGATTGTGCTGTTGTGATTGAAGAACTATG GTGGAAAGCTTTGGATTTTGCTGCTCTTAAAAGGAGTTCTGTTTCTTTCTTTAACGGGGAGAAACCAGAGACTGCTGTATCGCGGTGGGCTAGAGCGCGTACAAGAGCTGCTAAAGTAGGAAAAGGATTGTCAAAAGATGAGAAAGCTCAAAAACTTGCTTTGCAGCATTGGTTAGAAGCT ATTGATCCACGACATCGGTATGGGCACAACTTACACTTCTACTATGATGTATGGTTTGAAAGTGAAAGCTCTCAACCTTTCTTCTACTG GTTGGATGTTGGAGATGGGAAAGAAATAAATCTTGAGAAGTGTCCAAGAACCAATCTGCAGCATCAATGCATCAAATATCTCGGGCCG AAAGAGCGCGAATCGTATGAAGTAGTTATTCAAGATGGGAAACTTGTCTATAAACAAAGTGGTGCCTTTGTGGAGACAGTAGAAGGTTCAAAGTGGATTTTTGTTCTTAGCACAACAAGAACATTATATgtaggaaaaaagaagaaaggtgTGTTTCAACATTCGAGTTTTCTATCCGGTGGTGCCATCACAGCAGCTGGAAGACTGGTTTCTCATGGTGGTATTTTGGAG GCTATTTGGCCATACAGCGGGCACTATCACCCCACGGAAGAGAACTTCAGGGAATTCATTGGCTTCCTCGAGGAGCACAACGTTGATCTTACAAATGTTAAG AGATGTTCAGTTGATGATGATGATCTTTCATTTAAAGTTAATAACGAGGGATCAAATCGCCAACCACCTGTCCATCATTCTGTTGCAAAAGAATCACCAAAGAGAAGCACTTCTGCTGTAAATGATCAAACTGAGGCAAAAGCAGTCACAACAGACGATGATCGCAAAGACATCATCAATAACAAGACACAATCATCGTTTAGCTTTGCTAAACGTTTATCTCGCAAATGGTCAACAGGAAATGGACCTCGCATTGGCTGCGTTAGGGACTACCCAACAGAACTACAATTCCGAGCACTTGAACAAGTTAACTTGTCACCTCGGGTGGCTAATGGAGGTTACAACATATATGGTCCGATCCCCTCACCAAGGCCAAGCCCGAAAATTCGACTCTCTCCTAGGATTGCACATATGGGACTACCTAGTCCAAGGACACCTATTTCAGCAGTTAACTAA
- the LOC104094249 gene encoding diacylglycerol O-acyltransferase 1A-like isoform X1, with the protein MTITESPESITSSSDDNSNLRRRRGGGDKAVEDVTESDSSSAMEASSSSDDVTGDGGDGRFSDGNEIQEEQNDKVENEEQRKATQTTPLKYVYRASAPAHRRIKESPLSSAAIFKQSHAGLLNLCVVVLIAVNSRLIIENLMKYGLLIGSGFWISSTSLRDWPILLCCLSLPIFPFAAFLVEKLAQKKYMSERVVVALHIVITTAAILYPVLVILRCDSAFLAGVTLMLFACVVWMKLVSYAHTSYDMRQLAKSVDKGEHSDVNYSYDVNFKSLAYFTVAPTLCYQLSYPRTACIRKGWLARQLIKLVIFTGFMGFIIEQYINPIVQNSQHPLKGDLLYAIERVLRLSLPNLYVWLCMFYCLFHLWLNILAELLLFGDREFYKDWWNAKTIDEYWRLWNMPVHKWMVRHIYFPCLRNGIPKGGAMLISFFVSAVFHELCIAVPCRLFKFWAFFGIMFQIPLVILTNFLQNKFKSSNVGNMTFWCFFCILGQPMCVLLYYHDVMNRKGSAS; encoded by the exons ATGACGATCACGGAGTCGCCGGAGAGTATTACGTCATCGAGCGACGATAACAGCAACCTTCGAAGGCGACGTGGCGGTGGTGATAAAGCTGTAGAGGATGTGACGGAGTCGGATTCGAGCTCCGCGATGGAAGCTTCTAGTAGCTCGGATGACGTAACAGGTGACGGTGGAGATGGCAGGTTCAGTGATGGAAATGAAATTCAGGAGGAGCAGAACGATAAAGTTGAGAATGAGGAGCAGAGAAAAGCAACCCAAACGACGCCGTTGAAGTATGTTTATAGAGCGTCGGCGCCGGCTCACCGGCGAATCAAGGAAAGTCCTCTCAGCTCCGCCGCCATTTTCAAACAA AGTCATGCAGGGCTACTCAATCTCTGTGTAGTGGTGCTTATTGCCGTAAACAGCAGGCTGATTATCGAAAATTTGATGAAG TATGGCTTGTTAATTGGGTCTGGCTTCTGGATTAGTTCAACATCATTAAGAGATTGGCCAATTCTGCTGTGCTG TCTTAGTCTCCCAATTTTCCCTTTTGCTGCTTTTCTTGTCGAGAAACTGGCACAGAAGAAGTATATGAGTGAACGT GTAGTTGTCGCTCTTCACATAGTTATAACAACAGCTGCCATTTTGTATCCAGTATTGGTTATCCTCAG GTGTGATTCTGCTTTCCTAGCGGGTGTCACATTGATGCTTTTTGCTTGCGTTGTGTGGATGAAACTGGTTTCTTATGCACATACAAGTTATGATATGAGACAGCTTGCGAAATCTGTGGATAAG GGTGAACATTCAGATGTCAACTACTCATACGATGTTAATTTCAAGAGTTTGGCTTACTTCACGGTTGCTCCAACTTTGTGCTATCAG CTTAGTTATCCTCGCACTGCATGCATTCGAAAGGGTTGGCTGGCACGCCAACTCATCAAGCTGGTAATTTTTACAGGATTTATGGGATTTATCATTGAACAG TATATTAACCCAATTGTGCAAAACTCACAACATCCATTGAAAGGAGACCTTTTATACGCCATCGAGAGGGTATTGAGGCTTTCACTTCCAAATTTATATGTCTGGCTCTGTATGTTCTACTGCCTCTTTCATCTTTG GCTAAATATACTTGCGGAACTTCTGCTATTTGGGGATCGTGAGTTCTACAAAGATTGGTGGAATGCAAAAACTATTGATGAG TATTGGAGACTCTGGAATATG CCTGTACATAAGTGGATGGTTCGTCACATTTATTTCCCATGCTTAAGGAATGGCATACCTAAG GGGGGTGCGATGTTGATTTCTTTCTTTGTATCTGCTGTTTTCCACGAG CTGTGTATTGCTGTTCCTTGTCGACTTTTCAAGTTCTGGGCCTTCTTTGGAATCATGTTTCAG ATTCCCTTGGTCATACTCACGAACTTCTTGCAAAACAAGTTCAAAAGCTCGAAT GTGGGCAACATGACATTCTGGTGCTTTTTCTGCATTCTTGGTCAACCAATGTGTGTGCTTCTGTATTACCACGATGTGATGAACAGAAAAGGTAGTGCTAGTTAA
- the LOC104094251 gene encoding eukaryotic initiation factor 4A-9-like: MPSAVTEGSQFDARQFDAKITELLSGDGQEFFTSCDEVYDSFDDMGLKENLLRGIYAYGFEKPSAIQQRGIVPFCKGLDVIQQAQSGTGKTATFCSGVLNQLDYKLLECQALVLAPTRELAQQIEKVMRALGDYIDVKAHACVGGTSVREDQLVLSNGVHVVVGTPGRVFDMLRRQSLRPDYIKMFVLDEADKMLSRGFKDQPRVYQKQYLYLLEVGVSTDLLARGIDVQQVSLVMNYDLPTQPENYLHRIGRSGRFGRKGVAINFVTRDDEKMLSDIQKFYNVVIEELPATVADLL, translated from the exons ATGCCAAGTGCAGTTACAGAAGGGTCACAGTTTGATGCTCGCCAATTCGATGCAAAAATCACTGAATT GCTTTCAGGTGATGGGCAAGAGTTCTTTACGTCGTGCGATGAGGTCTATGATAGTTTTGATGACATGGGATTGAAGGAGAATCTTCTGAGAGGAATTTATGCATATG GTTTTGAGAAACCCTCTGCAATCCAGCAAAGAGGAATTGTACCCTTTTGCAAAGGTCTTGATGTGATACAACAGGCTCAGTCTGGAACAGGGAAGACTGCTACTTTTTGTTCTGGAGTTCTTAACCAACTTGACTATAAACTGTTGGAATGTCAAGCTTTGGTTTTGGCTCCTACGCGCGAGCTTGCACAACAAATTGAGAAGGTGATGCGAGCACTCGGAGACTATATTGATGTGAAG GCACATGCTTGTGTGGGAGGAACCAGTGTCCGCGAGGACCAACTCGTCCTTTCAAACGGAGTTCATGTCGTTGTTGGGACGCCTGGCCGTGTATTTGACATGTTGAGAAGACAATCGCTCCGCCCTGATTACATAAAGATGTTTGTATTGGATGAGGCTGATAAAATGCTTTCAAGAGGCTTCAAAGATCAG CCGAGGGTATATCAGAAACAATATCTTTACCTCCtcgaggtaggggtaag CACAGATCTTTTGGCGCGAGGAATTGATGTTCAACAAGTCTCGCTTGTCATGAATTACGATCTTCCTACTCAGCCTGAGAATTATCTGCATCGTATCGGACGTAGTGGAAGATTTGGTAGAAAGGGTGTGGCCATCAATTTTGTAACAAGGGATGATGAAAAGATGCTGTCTGATATTCAGAAATTTTACAATGTGGTGATTGAGGAGTTACCTGCAACTGTTGCTGATCTCCTGTAA
- the LOC104094249 gene encoding diacylglycerol O-acyltransferase 1-like isoform X2 codes for MTITESPESITSSSDDNSNLRRRRGGGDKAVEDVTESDSSSAMEASSSSDDVTGDGGDGRFSDGNEIQEEQNDKVENEEQRKATQTTPLKYVYRASAPAHRRIKESPLSSAAIFKQSHAGLLNLCVVVLIAVNSRLIIENLMKYGLLIGSGFWISSTSLRDWPILLCCLSLPIFPFAAFLVEKLAQKKYMSERVVVALHIVITTAAILYPVLVILRCDSAFLAGVTLMLFACVVWMKLVSYAHTSYDMRQLAKSVDKGEHSDVNYSYDVNFKSLAYFTVAPTLCYQLSYPRTACIRKGWLARQLIKLVIFTGFMGFIIEQYINPIVQNSQHPLKGDLLYAIERVLRLSLPNLYVWLCMFYCLFHLWLNILAELLLFGDREFYKDWWNAKTIDEPVHKWMVRHIYFPCLRNGIPKGGAMLISFFVSAVFHELCIAVPCRLFKFWAFFGIMFQIPLVILTNFLQNKFKSSNVGNMTFWCFFCILGQPMCVLLYYHDVMNRKGSAS; via the exons ATGACGATCACGGAGTCGCCGGAGAGTATTACGTCATCGAGCGACGATAACAGCAACCTTCGAAGGCGACGTGGCGGTGGTGATAAAGCTGTAGAGGATGTGACGGAGTCGGATTCGAGCTCCGCGATGGAAGCTTCTAGTAGCTCGGATGACGTAACAGGTGACGGTGGAGATGGCAGGTTCAGTGATGGAAATGAAATTCAGGAGGAGCAGAACGATAAAGTTGAGAATGAGGAGCAGAGAAAAGCAACCCAAACGACGCCGTTGAAGTATGTTTATAGAGCGTCGGCGCCGGCTCACCGGCGAATCAAGGAAAGTCCTCTCAGCTCCGCCGCCATTTTCAAACAA AGTCATGCAGGGCTACTCAATCTCTGTGTAGTGGTGCTTATTGCCGTAAACAGCAGGCTGATTATCGAAAATTTGATGAAG TATGGCTTGTTAATTGGGTCTGGCTTCTGGATTAGTTCAACATCATTAAGAGATTGGCCAATTCTGCTGTGCTG TCTTAGTCTCCCAATTTTCCCTTTTGCTGCTTTTCTTGTCGAGAAACTGGCACAGAAGAAGTATATGAGTGAACGT GTAGTTGTCGCTCTTCACATAGTTATAACAACAGCTGCCATTTTGTATCCAGTATTGGTTATCCTCAG GTGTGATTCTGCTTTCCTAGCGGGTGTCACATTGATGCTTTTTGCTTGCGTTGTGTGGATGAAACTGGTTTCTTATGCACATACAAGTTATGATATGAGACAGCTTGCGAAATCTGTGGATAAG GGTGAACATTCAGATGTCAACTACTCATACGATGTTAATTTCAAGAGTTTGGCTTACTTCACGGTTGCTCCAACTTTGTGCTATCAG CTTAGTTATCCTCGCACTGCATGCATTCGAAAGGGTTGGCTGGCACGCCAACTCATCAAGCTGGTAATTTTTACAGGATTTATGGGATTTATCATTGAACAG TATATTAACCCAATTGTGCAAAACTCACAACATCCATTGAAAGGAGACCTTTTATACGCCATCGAGAGGGTATTGAGGCTTTCACTTCCAAATTTATATGTCTGGCTCTGTATGTTCTACTGCCTCTTTCATCTTTG GCTAAATATACTTGCGGAACTTCTGCTATTTGGGGATCGTGAGTTCTACAAAGATTGGTGGAATGCAAAAACTATTGATGAG CCTGTACATAAGTGGATGGTTCGTCACATTTATTTCCCATGCTTAAGGAATGGCATACCTAAG GGGGGTGCGATGTTGATTTCTTTCTTTGTATCTGCTGTTTTCCACGAG CTGTGTATTGCTGTTCCTTGTCGACTTTTCAAGTTCTGGGCCTTCTTTGGAATCATGTTTCAG ATTCCCTTGGTCATACTCACGAACTTCTTGCAAAACAAGTTCAAAAGCTCGAAT GTGGGCAACATGACATTCTGGTGCTTTTTCTGCATTCTTGGTCAACCAATGTGTGTGCTTCTGTATTACCACGATGTGATGAACAGAAAAGGTAGTGCTAGTTAA